In Paenibacillus kyungheensis, the following are encoded in one genomic region:
- a CDS encoding LutB/LldF family L-lactate oxidation iron-sulfur protein: MNPASSTRGTVKERADIALNDDFLRNAVRFTTDRLRSGKKVASTEHGNWEEWRERGRQIRLHTIAHLDYYLNLFVENARSHGVHVHFADNAVEATDIVMTIAKHKEAQSVIKSKSMVSEEVHINRALELSGIEAIESDLGEYIIQLAGEGPSHIVIPAIHKNRYQIAELLSEDAGETLEPDTTILAGYVRRKLRQKFLEADIGMTGCNFAIAETGSMVLFENEGNARMVTTVPKTQITLMGMERIVPSWADLEVMATLLPRSATGQRLTMYMSGISGPKRTADADGPEEMHIIIVDNGRSQQLGDPEFQELLNCIRCGACLNVCPVYRQIGGHSYGGTYSGPIGAVLTPALNKNVAEWDDIASASSLCGACYEACPVKIPLHDMLVSLRRRKVERGHGDKLEALGMKGFATLMANSKRFAMAMRLGKIAQKPLVHNKGITLKLGPLKGWNTYRVAPTLADHSFRDQWKELSTDTARQPKIIEPAVQKRMEQVLADRQNGKHTSRTGGVSHDQ, encoded by the coding sequence ATGAATCCAGCATCTTCGACACGTGGAACAGTGAAAGAACGGGCAGATATCGCGCTGAATGATGATTTTCTACGCAATGCCGTTCGTTTTACAACCGATCGTCTACGTAGTGGTAAAAAAGTAGCATCTACCGAACATGGTAACTGGGAAGAGTGGCGTGAGCGAGGTAGACAGATTCGTCTGCATACGATTGCTCATCTGGATTATTATCTGAATCTATTTGTAGAAAATGCTCGTAGTCATGGAGTCCATGTCCATTTCGCAGATAATGCAGTAGAAGCTACCGACATTGTTATGACCATTGCCAAGCATAAAGAAGCGCAGTCTGTGATCAAATCCAAATCGATGGTATCCGAAGAAGTGCATATTAACCGCGCGCTTGAATTGTCCGGGATCGAAGCGATTGAAAGTGATCTAGGAGAGTACATTATTCAATTAGCCGGTGAAGGGCCTTCGCATATCGTTATTCCAGCTATTCACAAAAATCGTTATCAGATTGCAGAATTATTATCTGAAGATGCCGGGGAAACATTAGAACCGGATACTACGATTCTAGCAGGGTATGTACGGCGCAAACTACGGCAGAAATTTTTAGAAGCCGATATTGGAATGACCGGATGTAACTTTGCGATTGCAGAGACCGGTTCTATGGTGTTATTTGAAAATGAAGGCAATGCTCGGATGGTGACGACGGTTCCCAAGACACAAATTACTTTGATGGGTATGGAGCGGATCGTACCTTCATGGGCGGATCTTGAAGTGATGGCTACACTTCTGCCCCGTTCAGCTACAGGACAGCGCTTAACGATGTATATGTCTGGAATCAGTGGCCCGAAGCGGACAGCAGATGCCGATGGACCGGAAGAAATGCATATTATTATTGTAGATAATGGTCGCTCTCAGCAATTGGGTGATCCTGAATTTCAAGAATTGCTAAATTGCATTCGCTGTGGGGCTTGTCTGAATGTTTGTCCTGTATATCGTCAGATCGGTGGTCACTCTTATGGTGGAACATATAGTGGGCCGATCGGAGCAGTCTTAACACCTGCACTTAACAAAAATGTTGCAGAGTGGGACGATATCGCCAGTGCATCCAGTCTATGTGGTGCTTGTTATGAAGCTTGCCCTGTCAAAATTCCGCTCCATGATATGCTTGTCTCATTACGACGACGCAAAGTGGAACGGGGTCATGGCGATAAGCTTGAAGCACTTGGCATGAAAGGGTTCGCAACTCTTATGGCGAATTCCAAACGGTTCGCTATGGCAATGAGACTCGGTAAAATCGCTCAAAAACCGTTAGTGCATAACAAAGGCATTACACTCAAATTAGGCCCTTTAAAAGGATGGAATACGTACAGAGTAGCACCCACATTAGCCGATCATTCTTTCCGCGATCAATGGAAAGAACTATCGACAGACACTGCACGTCAACCGAAAATAATAGAACCTGCTGTACAGAAGCGGATGGAACAGGTACTTGCAGATCGTCAAAATGGCAAGCATACAAGTCGAACAGGAGGGGTATCGCATGACCAATAA
- a CDS encoding LutC/YkgG family protein yields the protein MTNKDTSHTPSSSKPPVVIPNPVSSHLTSDPAQPISPQADWLNELEQKSKSKQQTFMNHIADRLQRPRIQEAPSHPFRGAPDFWHDFNWDEAEKIEKFTKHFTEVGGNVLQMKSLEEAGTFIADQSHLLKARYIVRQQLPEMQALTLEQRLPNVQISAWNSHPEEAWKARAAEADIGVVFADGAAAYTGTVMVTSSELQGRSVSLLPTVCIILLPIDRLHTRLGELLLPWDTKGREHLPAGIHFISGPSRSSDIENELTIGVHGPGIVYTLLIESID from the coding sequence ATGACCAATAAAGATACATCACATACTCCTTCTTCTAGTAAGCCACCAGTAGTTATACCCAATCCTGTGAGTTCTCATCTTACATCTGATCCTGCACAACCTATATCACCACAAGCAGATTGGCTTAACGAATTAGAACAAAAGTCCAAATCCAAACAGCAGACGTTTATGAATCATATTGCTGATCGTTTACAGCGTCCACGCATTCAAGAAGCACCCTCACATCCTTTTCGCGGTGCACCGGATTTCTGGCATGATTTCAACTGGGATGAAGCTGAAAAGATCGAAAAATTCACCAAGCATTTTACCGAAGTAGGTGGCAATGTCTTACAGATGAAGTCGTTGGAAGAAGCAGGCACTTTTATTGCAGACCAGAGTCATCTGCTCAAAGCCCGTTATATTGTTCGCCAGCAATTACCGGAAATGCAAGCATTAACACTGGAACAACGCTTACCGAATGTGCAGATTTCAGCATGGAATAGCCATCCAGAAGAAGCATGGAAAGCACGAGCCGCCGAAGCTGATATTGGGGTTGTATTCGCAGATGGAGCCGCCGCTTATACAGGCACAGTTATGGTCACATCTTCTGAATTACAAGGTCGATCAGTGAGTTTATTACCGACAGTCTGTATAATCCTACTCCCTATAGATCGACTGCATACACGGTTAGGTGAACTATTACTACCATGGGATACGAAAGGCAGAGAACATCTACCCGCGGGTATTCATTTTATCTCAGGCCCAAGCCGTTCTTCGGATATTGAAAATGAACTAACGATCGGTGTACATGGCCCGGGTATTGTGT